The following are encoded in a window of Apis mellifera strain DH4 linkage group LG10, Amel_HAv3.1, whole genome shotgun sequence genomic DNA:
- the LOC113219028 gene encoding pancreatic triacylglycerol lipase-like, giving the protein MVANASLALIVPTLLQTLTTLNYTVFPDGDGVPHLVHLDNTPLSLEEVDLLNNDLNTITFTLFTRNNRIGDRLILNDVNSVRNSNLNSAKNTIIITHGWNSAGNTQACTLVRNGFLNVWDSNVIIVDWSTIAKNIYSTAAKSVPNVANHVASFVNFLRTKFNLQTSKLKMVGHSLGAHIMSLAAKSVSTYSKVAEVIALDPAKPLFDTKNANGRVDKSHALNVQVIHTCPGLLGLDKSVGTSDFYANNGRKQPGCDNDLFGACAHGRSYEYYSESITNPRGFPGTSKSFLSVKTTVYMGGSVLDSNAKGSYNFKTGSKPPYALG; this is encoded by the exons ATGGTAGCCAACGCATCGTTAGCCCTAA ttgTTCCTACGTTGCTACAAACTTTGACAACTTTGAATTATACGGTATTCCCGGATGGTGATGGAGTTCCACATCTAGTACATCTCGATAACACCCCATTATCTTTGGAGGAAGTTGATCTTTTGAATAACGATTTGAACACGATTACTTTCACGCTTTTCACACG AAATAACCGTATCGGCGATCGTTTAATACTAAATGATGTGAATTCCGTTAGAAATAGTAATCTAAACTCGGCAAAAAACACGATTATAATCACTCATGGTTGGAATAGTGCTGGTAACACACAAGCTTGCACACTTGTCCGCAatg GTTTTCTTAATGTTTGGGACAGCAATGTCATTATCGTTGATTGGAGCACaatagcaaaaaatatttattctactgCAGCAAAGAGTGTCCCTAATGTGGCTAATCACGTAGCTTCTTTTGTGAATTTCTTACGcacaaaattcaatttgcaAACGTCCAAATTGAAAATGGTGGGACATTCTCTTGGAGCGCATATCATGAGTTTGGCTGCGAAGAGCGTGTCAACGTATAGCAAGGTCGCAGAAGTTATAG CTCTCGATCCTGCGAAACCATTGTTCGATACCAAAAATGCTAATGGCAGAGTGGATAAATCTCATGCATTAAACGTTCAAGTGATTCACACGTGTCCTGGATTATTGGGTTTAGATAAATCAGTTGGTACTTCTGATTTCTATGCTAATAATGGAAGAAAACAACCAGGATGTGATAACGACTTGTTTg gAGCTTGCGCACATGGACGTAGTTATGAATATTACAGTGAATCTATTACGAATCCAAGAGGTTTTCCTGGTACatctaaatcatttttaagtGTGAAAACAACGGTATATATGGGTGGCAGTGTTCTCGATTCGAA CGCTAAAGGATCCTACAACTTTAAAACTGGAAGTAAACCACCTTATGCgctaggataa